In the Lentisphaerota bacterium genome, one interval contains:
- a CDS encoding glucose-6-phosphate dehydrogenase, with protein sequence MSATVPVPQSLVIFGASGDLARRKLFPALFSLHRQHLLPLPFVMLGVGRTPFTDDQFRDEMRTSLDRFVPVRADEHPQERLCFVQCFSYLTLNTGDGADYVRLAERLRDIQTRRNLPANVVFYLSTPPDLSRRIPVFLAEHGLHNEADGFKRLIIEKPFGHDGASAGELHDTLRRRFADHQIFRIDHYLGKETVQNLVVLRFANVLFDAVWDYRYVEAVEITASESLGVENRAGYFDHSGIVRDMIQNHLLHVLAMTAMDPPQQFDAACVHTETLKVLRGLRPLTQDELARDVVFGQYTASRIGGEAVAAYRDEPGVAPGSRTETYAAIKLFINHSRWHNVPFYVRAGKRLPTRVTEVVLHFKRSPHPVFGAVPGALPNKLVIRIQPDEGVLMTFGMKEPGAGFQVKNVNMNFHYKDLAATAIPDAYERLLLDCMNGDATLYASGDAVEACWAFIDPILSYHAQAGSLFEYPAGTWGPAEAEAILARDGRTWRYPCKTLADDGAFCEL encoded by the coding sequence ATGTCGGCGACCGTCCCTGTCCCACAGAGCCTCGTCATTTTTGGCGCCTCGGGCGATTTGGCACGGCGCAAACTCTTCCCGGCCCTCTTCTCCCTCCACCGGCAGCACCTGCTGCCGCTGCCGTTTGTGATGCTGGGCGTTGGGCGAACGCCTTTTACCGACGATCAATTCCGTGACGAGATGCGCACGAGTCTGGATCGGTTTGTTCCCGTCCGCGCCGACGAGCACCCGCAGGAGCGTTTGTGTTTTGTCCAATGCTTTTCCTATCTCACGTTAAACACCGGTGATGGCGCGGATTACGTCCGCCTCGCGGAGCGGCTGCGTGACATTCAGACCCGTCGGAACCTGCCGGCGAACGTCGTGTTCTACCTGAGCACGCCGCCGGATCTCTCCCGCCGAATTCCCGTATTTCTGGCTGAGCATGGCCTGCATAACGAAGCCGATGGATTCAAGCGTCTGATTATCGAAAAGCCGTTTGGCCACGACGGCGCCTCGGCCGGGGAGCTGCACGACACGCTCCGTCGCCGGTTTGCCGATCATCAGATCTTTCGCATCGACCACTACCTCGGCAAGGAGACCGTGCAGAACCTCGTCGTGCTCCGATTCGCCAACGTGCTGTTCGATGCGGTCTGGGACTACCGCTACGTTGAGGCGGTCGAGATCACCGCTTCGGAAAGTCTGGGCGTGGAGAACCGGGCCGGCTATTTTGATCACAGCGGCATTGTGCGCGACATGATCCAGAACCATCTGCTTCATGTGCTGGCCATGACCGCCATGGATCCGCCGCAGCAGTTTGACGCCGCGTGCGTGCATACCGAGACGCTCAAGGTGCTGCGCGGCCTGCGGCCGCTCACGCAGGACGAACTGGCGCGGGATGTCGTGTTCGGACAATACACGGCCAGCCGCATCGGCGGAGAGGCCGTCGCGGCCTACCGTGACGAACCGGGCGTCGCGCCCGGCAGCCGCACCGAAACCTATGCCGCCATCAAGCTCTTCATCAATCATTCCCGCTGGCACAATGTGCCGTTCTATGTGCGAGCGGGGAAGCGGCTGCCCACCCGCGTCACCGAAGTCGTGCTTCATTTCAAGCGAAGCCCGCATCCCGTCTTCGGGGCGGTTCCCGGCGCCCTGCCGAACAAGCTCGTGATACGGATTCAGCCCGACGAGGGCGTGCTCATGACCTTCGGCATGAAGGAGCCGGGCGCCGGTTTTCAGGTGAAGAATGTCAACATGAATTTTCACTACAAGGATCTCGCAGCGACGGCCATACCGGATGCGTACGAGCGGCTGCTGCTGGACTGCATGAACGGCGATGCCACGCTCTATGCGTCGGGCGATGCCGTGGAGGCCTGCTGGGCGTTCATTGATCCGATTCTGAGCTACCATGCGCAAGCCGGCAGCTTGTTTGAATACCCGGCCGGAACATGGGGCCCGGCGGAAGCCGAGGCGATCCTCGCACGCGACGGGCGGACCTGGCGCTATCCGTGCAAGACGCTCGCGGACGACGGCGCATTCTGCGAACTGTGA